The following are encoded together in the Glycine max cultivar Williams 82 chromosome 8, Glycine_max_v4.0, whole genome shotgun sequence genome:
- the LOC100305905 gene encoding PLAT superfamily protein precursor: MAPATLSLSLLLLFSLSIAVTVRSSDYDYDCVYTAYVRTGSVLKGGTDSKIGLKLYDKYGYYIYIKNLEAWGGLMGKGYDYFERGNLDIFSGRGPCLDGPVCAVNVTSDGSGSHHGWYLNYVQVTSTGPHLSCAQDQYEVEQWLALDTSPYQLWAVRNHCRYSLDRAQPVSERPGSGSGSAFSILNARA, from the exons ATGGCACCTGCAACACTGTCTCTGTCTCTCCTCCTCCTGTTCTCACTCAGCATCGCCGTAACCGTTAGATCG AGCGACTACGACTACGATTGTGTGTACACTGCATACGTTAGAACCGGTTCGGTGTTGAAGGGCGGAACGGACTCTAAGATCGGGCTGAAGCTGTACGACAAGTACGGCTACTACATCTACATTAAAAACCTCGAAGCATGGGGCGGCTTGATGGGCAAGGGCTACGACTACTTCGAGCGCGGCAACCTCGACATCTTCAGCGGAAGGGGACCCTGTCTTGACGGACCCGTCTGTGCCGTTAACGTTACTTCTGACGGATCGGGTTCTCACCACGGCTGGTACCTTAACTACGTCCAGGTCACCTCCACTGGGCCCCACCTTTCCTGCGCTCAGGATCAGTACGAGGTGGAGCAGTGGCTCGCTCTCGACACTTCGCCTTACCAGCTTTGGGCCGTTAGGAACCACTGCCGCTACAGTTTGGACCGGGCCCAGCCCGTTTCGGAGCGCCCCGGATCCGGATCCGGATCTGCGTTCTCTATTTTGAATGCACGAGCCTGA